In the genome of Sulfurimonas autotrophica DSM 16294, the window TGTAGAGAGACCCTCAAGTTCATACTCTATATATTTTTCCATAAAGCGTCTTCTTGCCATACATGAATATACAAAAACAGCTTCAGGCTGGAATTGAATATTGTTAAATATTTTATCTATCTGATAATCACCGCTTTTTAAAAGATTATTTACATTTCCTACGCCAAAACGAACCTTTTCGCCTTCTTGCAAATTTCCTGCAAATGTCAAGGAACCATCATTGTGTTTAAATAAAACAGCTCTGCCTATGTTTACCCCGTCTTTTTCAAAAATGAGCGGGAATTCTATACCGATTTGAGGGAGATTCTGTGCAAGTTCTTTACCCATATATTTTGCATAGATATCTACGGCAGGCATGCCGTCTATTTCATACACTCTGTTTTTTACAGATTTTGTAATGGTAAGTTTTTTCCCTATAGGTGTCCAATCAAAGCTATAATGAGTAAAAACATTCAATGCATCAGAGTTTAAAGTAACGCCCACTGCTCCGCTGTCTGTTATGCTTTCATTGTTAAAAACATAGGTTTTTTTAAGCTCTCCATTATCACCTGCCAATCCGCCAGAAACTATTATTTGTGAATCTACACTGCTGATGCCTTTTAAAAACTCTTCACCGTTTGTATTAATTCCATCAGCAAAACTTAAAAGTACTTTGCTGTTTGAATCAATAATTTGTTTTAATAGTTTTTCACCAGTAGTGTGACTCATTTGTACAGAATCATCATGCTCTACAAGTATAGATTTCAAGGTAGTCTTTTCAAACTTTGTAAATGTTGCAACATGTTTGGATGCAATATATATATCAGCATTATGCAAGGCACCGTCTGTTGTTGTTCCAAGAATAGTGGCTTCGGGAAAAATTGTTGCAAAATAGTATTGTATTTCTTTTATTTCTTCAAGATTATTATTTGCACAAAATATTTGTATAAGAGTTTGTGAGTCTGCAGCTAAAGATTCCTGCTTTTGTAGTTCTGATATATTATCAAAAATTATCGTTTTATTTATCATCACAATATTGTAATAAACTTAAGCTTCAAAATTATTTAGAATTTAAATTTCTTTGCTAAAAATCTTTGAAGTATTACCATCGCAGATAGGGAATCAACCCTTCCATCACGAATATATTTTATTTTACCTTTCATCATATTTTCAGCTTCAAGCGAACTGCCGGCTTCATCCTGATAAAGCACTTTACCCTCAAAATCAACTAAATTCATAAAATGTTCAATGCGTCTTCGCATTTCATCTTCGCTGCTTCCACCCAGAGGTACACCGATGACAACAGCATCTGCTTCCCACTCTTGTATAATTTTTTTTACTTCAGATGATGCCTGATTACGATTTTTTCTTATCACGGCAGGAAGTGGTGTTACTATATCTTTATGCGCTGAATATGCCAAGCCTATACGTTTAAGACCCAAATCTATTGCAATGTATTTCACACCTATTTACCCAGACAAAAAGAGCCGAACATTTTATCGAGCATTTCATCATTTTCAAACGGACGGGTAATGCTTGCCATCTCTTTAACCGCTTCATTGAGATGAAATGAAAAAATTTCCAATTCCTGATCTTGCAGCGGCTCGAAAGCTTCTTTTATGTTTTGTATAGTTGCTTCAACGGCAGAGATTTGACGTTGGGAAATAAGCATGATTTCATCACTTACATTGCTTGCATCCATTATTGCTTCAAGTTTTTTCACCAAAGCCGTGACATCGTTTCTAGAGTTTAATTCCAAGTCAAAAGCCAAATTTTCTAAATGAAATTTCTGCTCTAAATCTATTTTATTTTTAACAACAAGCATCTCTTTTTTATCTCTGTTTTGCTTTATAAGCTCAAGAATCTGCTCATCTTCTTCATCGGCTTTACGTGAGCCGTCAAAAAGTGCTATAACTATATCACTCTCATTGATAGCTTCAAGAGAGCGCTGTATTCCTATGCGTTCTATCTCATCGTTTGATTCACGGATACCTGCCGTATCGACAATACGTATCAGGTGTGTCCCGATTTTAACTTGCTCTTCAATCGTATCACGTGTCGTACCCGCTATATCGCTCACTATGGCACGATTATAATTAAGTAAAGTATTTAAGAGTGAGCTTTTGCCGACATTGGGCTTGCCTATAATAGCCACACGAAACCCCTGCATTAAACCTTCTCGTGATTTTGAGGTTATGAGTGTTTTTTCAAGTAAGGTATAAAGTTCATCTAGTTTGGCTTGTATTTGTGCTACTAAATCTTCGGGTAAATCTTCTTCGGCATAATCAATACTTACTTCACTATACGCTAAAATATGAATAATATCATCACGAACCTGTTCTATAAACTCTTTAAGCGATCCCTTCATTTGAGAAGCAAGAATCTTTGCCGCATCTTCACTTTTTGCTTCTATGAGTTGTGCAATTGCCTCTGCTTCACTTAAATCAATTCTACCGTTAAAAAAAGCCCGTTTGGAAAACTCACCGGCATTTGCAAGACGTGCTCCGGCTTTAAGTGTTGCCCTGAGTATAGTTTGTGCAACAATAAACCCACCGTGACACTGAATTTCTACAACATCTTCAGCCGTAAAAGAGTACGGCCCTTTAAAATAAATAACAATAGCTTCATCAATAAGTTCATTATTATCATTATAAATATTTGTAAGTGTTGCATGTCTGGGAGTGAAGTTTTCTTTACATGTAAGCTTTTTTGCTATATCTAAAGCATGCTCACCGCTTAATCGTATAATAGCAATAGAGCCGATACCATTGGCTGTTGCAATGGCGGCTATAGTCTCATTCATAATTTAATTATTATGATAATCGTTTACGATTATATATTTGAGTCCGTCTTTTGTGGAACGGATAACAACGTATTTATCAGGGTATCTCTCTCGCAGCTCTTTCAAAGCAATTTGTACCAAAACACCATCAAGTATTTTTGTCTGAGCACGTCCGTCTCTATCTATATTTTCATATACGTTTGTTAAATATCTTGCAACGGATTCTTCTTGGTTTTTCAAAAATTCTGCTATTTCAAGACGCAGCTGCACATCATACTTTGTATTAATCCAATTAAATATCATATATGAGAGTGCTTTATATCTGTACCCCTCTTTCCCGATTAACAATGCAGCATCTTCACCTTTGAACTCTATAAGGAGTGTTTCTTTATCATAAGCTGAAACTTCTATTTTTTCTATCTCAAAACATATAAGATCAAAAAGCTTGTTAATATCTGCTTTTACCTCTTTTGCTACAACTTGTATATCAACCAAAGGTGCTGCTTCTTCGGATATTTCATCATCATATTCATCATCATAATCTGCCGTATAATCAAGACCGCTTGCCAAGTCTTCTTCCATCTCGTCTTCATCTTGATCACTAACAAAAGAAGTCGGCATAATAGTATCATTAAGCATTGTATGTGCCGGTGTTATATCTTCTGCTACTTCTATAACTTTTGGAGTTTCAGGAACCTGCACTGTTGCTACTTTTTTCTTTTCATCCAAAAGCTCATTTTTTATCGTTGCAACGATTATCGCTTTCTTTTTAAACAATCCTAAAAATCCACCACTTGGAGCCTGTACAACTTCAACAGCTAGTTGAGTTACCGAGCAATCCAAGGCAGCAGCTGCATCTTTAAATGCACCTTCTAATGTTACTGCTTCAATTTTAATCATTTTTATTTCTCGCTATTTTTTTCAATTGCCACTTTTGCATCTTTTGCGTTTTTAAACTGTTGATTTACCATAAACTGTTGTGCAATTGAGAAAAGGTTATTTGTAAACCAGTACAGAACAAGTCCTGAAGGGAAAGTTACAAAGAAAAATGTAAATATTACCGGAAGGTATTTAAATACTTTTTCCTGCATAGGGTCTGTAAAATTATTTGGTGTCATGCGCTGTTGTATGAACATTGACGCACCCATTAAAATTGGTAATACATAGTACGGATCCATACGTGACAAGTCATTAATCCAAAGAATCCAATCTGCACCCTGAAGTTCAACTGCATTTAAAAGCGTACGATAAAGCGCAAAAAATACAGGAATCTGTAATATCATAGGTAAACAACCACCTAGAGGGTTTGCACCGTGCTTCTTATACATCTCCATCGTAGCTGCATTTAATCGTTGTGGATCTTTTTTATATTTTTCTTTCAATTCTTTAAGCTTAGGCGCAAGCTCTTTCATCTTTTGCATAGAGACCATACCTTTGTATGTCAAAGGATATAAAACAGCACGAATCAGTGCAGTTAAAGCAATAATCGCCCATCCCCAGTTACCAAAAATACCATGCAGCCATGAAAGAACGGCAAAAAGAGGTTTCGCAGCAAAAGTAAACCAGCCGTATTCGATTGCATTTGTAAGTACAGGATCAATTGCTTTTAAAATTTTATGCTCTTTTGGCCCGATATATCCATGAATGTTTTCATCTTTTCTAGCATCAAAATAAACAACCGGATTGTCATCTTTTCCACGTTCAACTATAATATTTGTATCTTTTGTAAAACCATACAATATAATTGCCGTATACTGATCAAATGAAGATGCCAGTTTTACACCTTGGAACACCTGTCTGCCTTCAGCATCTCCATCTTCAATAATATGCGCAACGTCATCATCTGTATATATAAGTGCACCCGCAACTGCCATAAGTTTTTTAGAGACTTTTGGTCTGTCCCCAAGATAAATATAATGTCTCACATCCTTTGAAGTGGAAATTTTTGCATCATAATGACCATCAGTATAAAATGTTAACACTTTTGTTACAGTAAGAGC includes:
- the ruvX gene encoding Holliday junction resolvase RuvX, which produces MKYIAIDLGLKRIGLAYSAHKDIVTPLPAVIRKNRNQASSEVKKIIQEWEADAVVIGVPLGGSSEDEMRRRIEHFMNLVDFEGKVLYQDEAGSSLEAENMMKGKIKYIRDGRVDSLSAMVILQRFLAKKFKF
- the mnmE gene encoding tRNA uridine-5-carboxymethylaminomethyl(34) synthesis GTPase MnmE, with translation MNETIAAIATANGIGSIAIIRLSGEHALDIAKKLTCKENFTPRHATLTNIYNDNNELIDEAIVIYFKGPYSFTAEDVVEIQCHGGFIVAQTILRATLKAGARLANAGEFSKRAFFNGRIDLSEAEAIAQLIEAKSEDAAKILASQMKGSLKEFIEQVRDDIIHILAYSEVSIDYAEEDLPEDLVAQIQAKLDELYTLLEKTLITSKSREGLMQGFRVAIIGKPNVGKSSLLNTLLNYNRAIVSDIAGTTRDTIEEQVKIGTHLIRIVDTAGIRESNDEIERIGIQRSLEAINESDIVIALFDGSRKADEEDEQILELIKQNRDKKEMLVVKNKIDLEQKFHLENLAFDLELNSRNDVTALVKKLEAIMDASNVSDEIMLISQRQISAVEATIQNIKEAFEPLQDQELEIFSFHLNEAVKEMASITRPFENDEMLDKMFGSFCLGK
- a CDS encoding Jag N-terminal domain-containing protein yields the protein MIKIEAVTLEGAFKDAAAALDCSVTQLAVEVVQAPSGGFLGLFKKKAIIVATIKNELLDEKKKVATVQVPETPKVIEVAEDITPAHTMLNDTIMPTSFVSDQDEDEMEEDLASGLDYTADYDDEYDDEISEEAAPLVDIQVVAKEVKADINKLFDLICFEIEKIEVSAYDKETLLIEFKGEDAALLIGKEGYRYKALSYMIFNWINTKYDVQLRLEIAEFLKNQEESVARYLTNVYENIDRDGRAQTKILDGVLVQIALKELRERYPDKYVVIRSTKDGLKYIIVNDYHNN
- the yidC gene encoding membrane protein insertase YidC, with amino-acid sequence MLDKMSPNQRLIVAVLLSIIFFVGYTAIFPSKEQKVADNAKTDKVTSKTDTKKDVTTRVEEASGHAISQQEKIAQSISNNIVTIKNKNFILKIDTLGRMSSKELLEDKFRNTDNLHAQVIPSTGTKPLYIRFAEDAINDEATKVPYTANVSEVSLKDKPVTVTLTQKLSALTVTKVLTFYTDGHYDAKISTSKDVRHYIYLGDRPKVSKKLMAVAGALIYTDDDVAHIIEDGDAEGRQVFQGVKLASSFDQYTAIILYGFTKDTNIIVERGKDDNPVVYFDARKDENIHGYIGPKEHKILKAIDPVLTNAIEYGWFTFAAKPLFAVLSWLHGIFGNWGWAIIALTALIRAVLYPLTYKGMVSMQKMKELAPKLKELKEKYKKDPQRLNAATMEMYKKHGANPLGGCLPMILQIPVFFALYRTLLNAVELQGADWILWINDLSRMDPYYVLPILMGASMFIQQRMTPNNFTDPMQEKVFKYLPVIFTFFFVTFPSGLVLYWFTNNLFSIAQQFMVNQQFKNAKDAKVAIEKNSEK